The Cuculus canorus isolate bCucCan1 chromosome 5, bCucCan1.pri, whole genome shotgun sequence DNA segment TAGTACTCCTACCAGTCTTCTAAATTCAAATGATTTCTTGAGAGTCTGTGCTCCTTGTGGGGAAGAAAGTAATATAGATTCGTAACTCATAGCTCtgtttaattttcctgttcttagattgaaattaaaaggatgaaaaataattcaccATTTGGACCTTCTGACTGCCCTGCCAGTGTTTTCTACTACTTGCCCTTATCTAATGCAAAGCAGAGGGGGGCACACAAAGGGCATTTCTGCTCCAGGAAGAAGTGTAATTTTGAATCCACATTTCAGTTGTCTACTGGAGGCTGGAAtcaacactttaaaaaatagtgGGTTTGGCACAGGAGGTGCAGGTTCATCGTGGTGTTTGAATGATAGCAACTATGCTTGTCATTACACTTTCTTGCATCTACAGTAACCAACTCCAGTGCTTCCACTGGTGAAGAGTTTGCCATAACCTCTTTTAGGATACAAATTGTAATTGGCTCATGCAGAAATGTTGGTTTGATTTCAGTCAGCAACTGAAGGGGAGGGGAAGCAACATCAGAAGTCACTAGCATCCTACCAGAAActagaggagaaacaaaaactCTTGTCatccctttctgcagcttcTAAGCCTGTAGAAGTCATGTATTTCAGTTTGACAAGAAATCAGTGTGTCTCTAGTTTTTATAGGCATCTGCCATGttctttcacatttctgaaagtCCCAGTCATGTAAttgttttttcagcttttcagtgaCTCTGCTCTGTGATCCAGTGGATGCAAACAAAGATATTGGGCTGTTGTTTACAGTTAACTTTAGTGACAAATCCATCACCCGAAATGCACGAATTGCTGGGaaatggggaagagaagagaagactatTCCTTACTTTCCATTTACAGCAGGCGACACATTTAAGGTAATTTTTGGGGTGCTatgaagaggatggagaaaaggaggggagaaaggctGCAGGCTACGTATATGACCACAAATAGCTAACTGACATTGCCAGGTTGACTACTGTGATGTGGCACAGAGAACAATAGTTCAAGTCCTGATGGGAGAGATCCATTCTTTTTTCTAGTCTTAGTGAGAAAACTCAGTGTGAGGAGCTTTACAGTGTCATCACAGCAGAGGGTAGGTTATTTATTAGaggcatttcagaagaaatggtGGACTTCGTGCTTTACTTTCCCCATCTCATGGAGTTCTAAGTCCATGCTGGCGAAATCAACTCCGCTGCTACTCTCTAACAccctccccccttcctttccATTGCAGATGGAGCTCGTATGTGAACACCAGCAAATACGAGTCTTGCTTGACGGACGGCAGCTCTGTGACTTCACTCACCGTATTCAGCCCCTGAGCTTGGTGAAAGCTTTGCAGATCTCAGGGGACATCAGGCTTACCAAAGTGGCTTGAAAAAAACGTAGACCACAATATCACCAGGGGACAGAGGCAAATGTACTTTCTGCTgtcagagaaatgttttatcttttttcccttggcttATTCTGGAGAGTGGGAATCGCATCATTTTAATTTGctgatttgtttaaaatgtggttgatagaaatggttggactcgatgatccaagaggtctttttccaacctagtgattctatgattctatgtactcttttttttttttctcatatacACTCAGCAACTGCAGAGCTAAGGCCCATCCAGGTAAACCAGAGAGCCTTTGCTGAGATATTCTTTTGGCCTCCCAAACTGCAAGATTTATGATACTGTGCAGTATCTCACATCCTCATGGTTCCCTAAGTCCCTACGCATGCCAACTGGCAGAGCTCAGTCTTCTGTAGTGGGATAGCTGTTAGCCTTGTCACTAGAAGTGGCCAGTATGCAGGTGGTGGGActgagaaaagaggaggaaatttTCTTGTAAGTGAATAAGGGAGTCTGCTAGGCCCCAGCAATGCCTATGTTATCAACAGGGAAACAGCTTCCTGGAAGCTCTGCTTAGTCATCACAAAGCCATTTGTGCTTCCCAGTACAGAGCAATAAAAGACTTaccagcatccttctctcttgcAGGTAGCGTTCTTAGGAACTGAGAGGTTTCGACAGCTGTGAATTTCACAGTCTTCTCTGGACCAGCACTCAGAAATGGTATATGTAGCCGAAACTGCATTGCCCGTTCTTGTATCTAATTAAAACTGCATCTTTGCTGGAAAACTTCTTTACCAGCtctgttaaatatttgaatGCACATTGAGTGTTGTGCTGTTATTTCATTGCTgtagatttagaaaaaaagtccTAAATATGTGGCTATTCTAAAGCACATAAAACCATATATCATATCTGTTGCCTTTGCCTCTATTGTGATTAGCTGGTTATAAcacaggatgaaggggaaagtCTCTAgatgaagaaactttttttccagtacatAACTTGTAGAACAAAGCCTGCAGAGAGGTGGTTCTGTGGATAGAGTGCTATCAAATTCCTCTGTGACTTTGGGGAAGATGTATAGCGTGCTGTCTTCAGAGGGCTTTCGGAGGCTTTGCAGAGTCTGACTGTCAGATACAGGTACTCAGATAACACAAGGAATTTTATGAAAATAGTACATCAGCAGGCTGGTTGGGTGTTTTAAGCATCTCATACATTCAATTCTACCCTCTTGTGTTTGGGGGAATGTCTACGTTTCCATATAAATCAAAATTTATGGTTTATGAaacctttattttcatatactCAAACTGCCCTCTGAGAAAAATCATGTCTGAAGAGCACAGGAGATTCAAATGCACTgaactttattaaaatatatttttatatgtatcaAAGTCAAGTTTACTAGACAAATAATGGAACTTTTAATGGCTTAAAGTAGAAAAAGCATTATTCAAAACTATTAGAATTTTCGGTCCCAATAGTATTTCACATAAATGGACTTACGATGATGACCAGAAGGAAAGGTCTTGCTTTTATGGCTGAGATATTTCTCGTAATCTATCTAGCATCAGCAACTGCCTGGAATTTCTGCCACTGATCTGATTTTATGCTCGGGATCCTGTACTGCTATGGACCATTACCAGCACAAGAATAATCTATATACAGGAGAGGAGGATCCTTTGGTCTTTTACAGCCTAACAGAAAATCAAACAGTAGagcagacagatggacagacggtcacctgttttgttttgcaatagTGATTATCTTGACAGCTGGATCGTGGCTTAGCACAAGACTCCTGTGGTATACCAAGAAAAGCAGCCTCAGTCAGCAGGGCCTTTCATGACTTCGGTTCAGTCAGTCTTAACTAATTAAGTTTACGAGCCCCTT contains these protein-coding regions:
- the LOC104062656 gene encoding galectin-related protein A, with translation MTEERCPKVEQYVGEIKGGLRPAMKLTVIGLVHSNPKSFSVTLLCDPVDANKDIGLLFTVNFSDKSITRNARIAGKWGREEKTIPYFPFTAGDTFKMELVCEHQQIRVLLDGRQLCDFTHRIQPLSLVKALQISGDIRLTKVA